A region of the Rubripirellula tenax genome:
GGAAATTCTGCAGCGGTCGAGTGAATTGATGAAAGACTTTTTAAGCGACGCAGACTTCGTCGACACGTTGCGTTTGTGCCAAGTCGCATTGCATCGTGGCAAAGTCGATCCGTCGAAAGCGGTTGCACTGGGTCAACAAATTGCGGAGGAGTTCCCCGCCGGCGACGACCGCATGAATCACGAATTGATTCGACTGTGTGCGTACTTGCAAGCCGATGGCGTCGCCGAACGAGCACTCGACTACATCAACGACCCCCAGAATCCCGAAGTCGACCGAACGCTGGTGGCGATGTGCGTCCAGTTTCTGTCGCACGACTGGAACGCCCAACAACGCTTCCAGATTTTGAAGTACTACGAGAACACCGCGAATGCCGTCACGAGTGGATCGCTTTCGATGTACTTGATGGCTGTGACGCGAGATTTCGCACGATCACTTAGCCAAGAGGACGTCCAGGCGATCCTTGAACAGGGTGCCGTTTGGCGAAACGCCGCCTTGGCCGCGATCTACAAGTTGCCACGTCCGATTGATGCAAAGACCGCCGAAACGCTTAGGTCACTGGACGCACAATTGGTCGAAAAACCACAACCGGGTGATATCGAACGTCGGCTGCGGACCGGAATCATCGCGATGTTGGCGACCGCGACGGACGAAGAATCGGCGGCCTACCTGCGAAAGCTATGGCGAAGCGAGCCCGAACGGCGTGCCGTGATCGCGATGGCGCTCGCTCAGCGACCCCAAGGAGAAAACTGGGACTACTTGGTCCGCAGTCTGAACGTGCTCGAGGATGAAACGGCCGAAGAAGTCGTCAAGGCACTTCAAACGGTAAGCGTCGCAACGGACGATCCGATGGCGCTTCGCCAGCTGATCCTGTTGGGATTGCGCGCCGAAGCGGACGGCGGTGACTTTGAAAACGTCGAACGATTGCTCGAGCATTGGACCGGAATGCAGCGGCCCCCGATCGAGAAAAACGCGTCCGGCAAGTTGACGATGCGTCCGTGGCAAAAATGGTACGCCAAGACGCATCCCGACCGACCATCGGCGGAATTGCCCAAGGCTGACGAATCTCGCTGGGACTTTGACCAATTGGTTGAATATCTCGACAGCGACAAGGGTCACGCGGGGGATCCCGACTTTGGACGCACTGTGTTCGCGAAAGCAAAATGTGCGCAGTGTCACCGCGTCGGTGACAACGGCGACTCAATCGGCCCTGTTTTGACCGGGTTGGCAAAACGATTCAGCAAGCGAGAGATCCTCGAATCGATCCTCTATCCCAACCACGTCGTCAGCGATCAGTTCGCCAGCAAGAAAGTGTTGACCGTCGATGGCCGAGCACTTGTCGGAATGGTCAGCCAGCTGAGCGACGGGGCGATCGAAGTTCGTGACTCGAACAACCAAGCCACCTCGGTAAAGGGATCCGAGATCGACCAGGTTCTGCCTAGTACCAGCAGCATCATGCCCAGCGGCTTGTTGGACGAGTTGACGTTGCAAGAAATCAGTGACCTGATGGCCTACATGGGCGTGATCGCTCCCTTGGAAATCGCGACGCGACCGTAATCGCGGGGTCAAGCTGCGGCCAATTGGCTCGGCTTCCCAAGATTTAACGTTGCGGACAGAATAGCGGTCCGGAATCTAGCGGTGCCGACTCGGGCCGCCCCTCGCTATCTCTCTTCCCATCGGGATCGATCGTGGAACGTCGTCTGCTTACGTTCATCGTCTCATCGACGGCGTTTTTCTTGGTTTATATGACGTTGCGAGCAAAGTTTGCTCCGCAACCGGCTCCTGCGCCGGCTGCCGCAATCGTCGACGAAGCCGAGAATTTGGTGGTCGATCCTGCTGCGCCGGTCGAAAAACCCGATGCGACTGGCATCGAAACCGACGATTCGGTCGCGGATGGCCAAAAATTTGAAAACAGTGAATCGGAATCCGAACGCAGTACGCAGCCCGAATGGATCACGCTGGGCTCGATGGCTGCCCAGTCGAACTACTACATGCTGGTCACGATCAACACACGCGGCGGCGGCATCGAGCGGATCGAGCTGACCGAGCGGGACGAAGGCGGAAAGCTCCGATATCATCGTGTCGACACCCGCGAAGGTTACCTCGGATACTTGGCTGCCGAAGCCGCAACATCCATCGACGGAGTGACCGTCAATGTCGTTGGTCCCGGCACGCCAGCGGAAATCGCCGGTCTGCAAGTTGGCGACATCATCACTTCCGTCGGCGGTCGCTCGGTAACGAACCGCCAATCACTGCAAAACGCACTCGTTGACTCAGTCCCCGGCGACTCGATTGACATCGAAGTCGTTCGCCAGGGCGGGACATCGCCGATGACATTGCCTGCCGTGTTGTCGGAGTATCCCCTGGACATCGTGCGATTGGCAAAAGACGGCGGGGCGGACCAAGTCGAAGGAAACCTGTCACGTTCTTCATGCTTGATGTCGCTCAGCCAGGTCAATCGAAAAAGCATCGGCTTGGGCGAAACCCGCATCGCTGGGTATGAAAGTCCGTCCGAATTGGTGTGGAGCGTTGCCGATCCGGTCGAGGGTGAATCGCCCGCAGGCCAGTCGTTGAACTTGGATCTAGAATTGTCAGCTTCAGAAATGCAGGCGATCGGCGGAAAGCCCGTGCGTCTGCGTCGAAGCTACGCGATCTCGCCGAAGGACTATTCAATCGACATGACGTTGCAGGTGGACAACCTGGCCGACGATCCCCAGGATCTGGCTTACCGCATCGAGGGTCCCAATGGTTTGACGCTCGAGGGTTGGTGGTACAGCAACAAAATCAGCCCCAATTTTTCGGGTGCGGCCGCGCGAGACGTGATCTACAAAACGGCCGCCGAAGGTCACGAACTGATCAGCGGCTACAACCTGCTAAAAACCGCAAAGAAGACGCCCGCCAATCCTTACGAAGCGATCTTTGCACCCGACCGCGAAGACGCGGCGCGAAGCCTGAATTATATCGGCGTCGATGCCCAGTACTTTGCCGTCGCTTTTATCCCGCCGACGAACGTCGAGTCCCTGACGACGTTCCGCCGCGCAGTCGCCGGCGTCGTGGCGGATCCCTTGTCGGTTCCCAAGCACAAAGAGCGGGCCGTCAATGCGTCGTTCGTGCTCGACAGCGTTGTGGCA
Encoded here:
- a CDS encoding YidC/Oxa1 family insertase periplasmic-domain containing protein, with the translated sequence MERRLLTFIVSSTAFFLVYMTLRAKFAPQPAPAPAAAIVDEAENLVVDPAAPVEKPDATGIETDDSVADGQKFENSESESERSTQPEWITLGSMAAQSNYYMLVTINTRGGGIERIELTERDEGGKLRYHRVDTREGYLGYLAAEAATSIDGVTVNVVGPGTPAEIAGLQVGDIITSVGGRSVTNRQSLQNALVDSVPGDSIDIEVVRQGGTSPMTLPAVLSEYPLDIVRLAKDGGADQVEGNLSRSSCLMSLSQVNRKSIGLGETRIAGYESPSELVWSVADPVEGESPAGQSLNLDLELSASEMQAIGGKPVRLRRSYAISPKDYSIDMTLQVDNLADDPQDLAYRIEGPNGLTLEGWWYSNKISPNFSGAAARDVIYKTAAEGHELISGYNLLKTAKKTPANPYEAIFAPDREDAARSLNYIGVDAQYFAVAFIPPTNVESLTTFRRAVAGVVADPLSVPKHKERAVNASFVLDSVVATVPAGGSLRQEMQLFAGPKDPAVLEPYGLGQFVYYGWFERFAKLLGKLLHVLSGVGNYALAIILLTVIVRAAMFPLSRKAAVNAQKMQELAPELKKITEQYKDDMEGRMKAQRELQKRVGFNPMAGCLPMFLQLPIFIGLYRALSVDIELRQQPVFSGWDWASNLAGPDMFAYWGDWMMDYFAGRGTGWLGPYFNILPVIVVGLFLAQQKMFMPPATDEQTAMTQKMMNIMTLMMGLFFFRVPAGLCIYFITSSLWGIGERILVKKTLPTKSHFDAAVLEGSAVPKGSKPADRKETLADKIKNAVNKPEPTFDRPNKRKRPKK